The Procambarus clarkii isolate CNS0578487 chromosome 56, FALCON_Pclarkii_2.0, whole genome shotgun sequence genome includes a region encoding these proteins:
- the LOC138353185 gene encoding uncharacterized protein, whose product MPSYLMGRRKERSQAYVSDRQVCQQQRTGRQTQLSQQKNENEQHECWEDDGQQPGQTGSMEGQETGGRGGKKDQGEMGKKTQETQQTGKGGKLQMENQKGNPSGQNVKEQGKSRWACSGLRSGNGC is encoded by the coding sequence atgccttcttacctgatggggaggaggaaggagagaagccaggcttacgtttctgacagacaggtgtgccagcagcaacgtacagggcgacagactcaattgtCTCAACAGAAGAATGAGAACGAACAACATgagtgctgggaggatgatggacaacagcctggacagacaggcagcATGGAGGGCCAAGAGACAGGGGGAAGGGGCGGAAAGAAGGATCAGGGGGAGatgggaaagaagacacaggagacacagcaGACTGGGAAGGGTGGAAAactccagatggagaaccagaAGGGGAACCCTTCGGGTCAGAACGTAAAGGAGCAGGGGAAGAGTCGGTGGGCGTGTTCGGGTCTAAGGTCTGGAAACGGTTGTTAG